A single genomic interval of Camelina sativa cultivar DH55 chromosome 11, Cs, whole genome shotgun sequence harbors:
- the LOC109127221 gene encoding UPF0496 protein At4g34320-like, which translates to MAAPPVAAALAAATAVPLGSMGKWIDSLWKNYENALKGQKEVISSMQAGTFVAVKDLDNIRVLIERLEIEITGMVKSAEFAVEHNAVKIGIDDIKKKLEVFKKNVEELGTQADLCSRDIRRARTVILQRIIRHPNNASSSN; encoded by the coding sequence ATGGCAGCTCCTCCCGTGGCTGCGGCTCTGGCTGCAGCTACTGCAGTGCCACTAGGCTCCATGGGGAAGTGGATCGACTCTCTGTGGAAGAACTACGAGAATGCACTCAAAGGGCAGAAGGAGGTGATCAGTTCCATGCAGGCAGGGACATTTGTGGCGGTTAAAGATTTGGATAATATCCGGGTTTTGATCGAACGGTTGGAGATTGAGATCACCGGGATGGTGAAGAGTGCGGAGTTTGCTGTGGAGCATAACGCAGTCAAGATTGGGATTGATGATATCAAGAAGAAACTTGAGGTGTTTAAGAAGAACGTAGAGGAATTGGGGACTCAAGCTGATTTGTGTAGCAGAGATATTAGAAGGGCAAGGACAGTGATTCTCCAAAGGATCATCAGGCATCCTAATAATGCTAGTAGCAGCAACTGA
- the LOC104721367 gene encoding UPF0496 protein At4g34320-like yields the protein MGNQTSKKPQDASAKSVHYTTELRSYEAACKADTELQSFDTCLQARTSHVISTLATGVEVRALSFDSLKEVTQCLLEMNQEVVKVILDCKKDIWKNQEMFELVEDYFENSLKTLDFCAALEKGLRRARDSHLLILVALQQFEDESLVQGGNGYKKTLEELKNFKDAESPFNEDFFKMFQSVYKQQMVMLEKLQLRKNKLDKKLKCIHTWRKLSSIIFVATFATVLICSVVAAAMAAPPVAAALAAATAVPLGSMGKWIDSLWKNYENALKGQKEVISSMQAGTFVAVKDLDNIRVLIERLEIEITGMVKSAEFAVEHNAVKIGIDDIKKKLEVFKKNVEELGTQADLCSRDIRRARTVILQRIIRHPNNASSSN from the exons ATGGGAAACCAAACAAGCAAAAAGCCACAGGATGCATCGGCTAAGAGCGTGCACTACACAACGGAGCTGAGATCTTACGAGGCTGCGTGTAAAGCTGACACGGAGCTTCAATCTTTCGACACGTGTTTGCAAGCACGGACAAGTCACGTGATAAGCACGCTAGCTACAGGAGTTGAGGTTCGAGCGCTCTCGTTCGATTCCTTGAAAGAAGTGACGCAGTGTTTGTTGGAGATGAACCAAGAAGTTGTGAAAGTAATTTTGGATTGCAAGAAAGACATATGGAAGAATCAAGAAATGTTTGAGCTTGTCGAAGATTACTTTGAGAACAGCTTGAAGACGCTTGATTTTTGTGCTGCTTTGGAGAAAGGCTTGAGACGAGCTCGTGATAGCCACCTTTTGATTCTTGTTGCTCTTCAGCAATTTGAAGATGAGAGCCTTGTTCAAG GTGGGAACGGATACAAGAAGACACTTGAAGAGCTAAAGAATTTCAAAGACGCAGAGAGTCCTTTCAACGAAGACTTCTTCAAAATGTTCCAATCTGTTTACAAACAACAGATGGTGATGCTTGAGAAGCTTCAGCTTCGTAAGAACAAGCTTGACAAGAAGCTTAAATGCATCCACACTTGGAGGAAGCTCTCCAGCATCATCTTTGTGGCTACTTTCGCCACTGTGCTCATCTGCTCTGTTGTGGCTGCAGCCATGGCAGCTCCTCCCGTGGCTGCGGCTCTGGCTGCAGCTACTGCAGTGCCACTAGGCTCCATGGGGAAGTGGATCGACTCTCTGTGGAAGAACTACGAGAATGCACTCAAAGGGCAGAAGGAGGTGATCAGTTCCATGCAGGCAGGGACATTTGTGGCGGTTAAAGATTTGGATAATATCCGGGTTTTGATCGAACGGTTGGAGATTGAGATCACCGGGATGGTGAAGAGTGCGGAGTTTGCTGTGGAGCATAACGCAGTCAAGATTGGGATTGATGATATCAAGAAGAAACTTGAGGTGTTTAAGAAGAACGTAGAGGAATTGGGGACTCAAGCTGATTTGTGTAGCAGAGATATTAGAAGGGCAAGGACAGTGATTCTCCAAAGGATCATCAGGCATCCTAATAATGCTAGTAGCAGCAACTGA